The region CTCGGTGGCGCTGCCGGGCGCGGCGGGGTTGTCGGTGACAGCCGCCGTGAAGGTCGACGCCGCGCACTTGACACCGCTGGTGCCGGTCGCGCTGGAGTAGAGCGTGGCAGTGGTGCCGGTGGCGAGGGAGGCGCTGAGGACGTCGCCCACGGCGACGGCGTCGCCGGCCGCGCTGTTGATGGTGAGCACGGTGTCGGCGGCGGACGCGGGGGTGACCGCGGCGACCGAGAGACCGGCGACGGCGGCGGCGAGGGCGAGGGCGGAGCGAGTGCGAGTACGCATGATGCGGGTGCCTCTTTCTGGAGCTGGGGGTGTTGGGGGTGGCGCCGAGGAGGCCAGGGCGCGCGAAAGTACGCGTGCGGGACGCGGGAAAGACGTCGTTACCGGCCCGTAACGCCTTCTCCGTACGTGACGGACCGGCAACGACAACCGGCCGGGACCGGAGGAAGGCTTGGAGGGAGGCTTCCTGACCGGACCGGGCGGGACAGGGCGACCCGGCGGTGGCCCAGGGGGGAAACGGCCATGCCGGTGCCTCGGGGGCGGACTTGAGGAATGAGCTGAGAGTCCGGGAAGAGCGGTGACTCGCACCGCTGCGGATCCGGCGCCACGGATCCGGGGGAAACCAGCTCGTTTGTAGACCTGAGGGACCGTCAACGTCAAGACGTCGAACGGAAGTTGATGTCGTCTGTCGAACTTTTCCGTGAACTTCCGCGTACCTCCTCGACCCGTGCGGCGCCCCTGCGGAAGACCGCTGGGAGGCCCTCAGACACCCCGGACGACCGTCGATCGGCCCGCAAAGTCACAGGTGGCGCATAATCCGCACTCTTTTTCCACAACTCCCTTGACCCCCCAAAGTAACCACGGGTAACTTCCTCGGCGGCTACTGGTGCGTAACCGTGAAAGCCCTTGCAACCGCCGGGAGTTGCGAGGAGACGTAACGCCACAGTCGCTGTCCGCGCCAGGACAACGTGCCACTGAAGCGTGACCAGCATTGACGCACTGACTATGTACTGGGAGCAGACCATGGCTTCGTCCTCGGACGCCTCGTCGTCCGCTGGATCCAACCCCGAGCAGCCAGGAAGCGGTAACGCATCCGATGGCGCCGGGGCCACGGGATCCACCAACGTGTCCGAATTCTTCGAAGGTGCCGGAAAGGGCACCGAACGACGCGGGCGGGTCCGTGGGCGCCGCGCCGCCGTGATGGCGGTGCCGGCCACCCTGGTCGCCGCCTCACTCGCGGTCCTCACCGCGCAGGGCGCCCTGGGCGTCCAGTTCGCCATCTCCGGCATGCCCTTCACGGTCACCGCCACAGAGATGAACGGCACCGGTTTCGAGCAGTTCGGCGCCCTCGACCACATGATCAAGGACAGCCCGAACGAGGGTGACACCGGCGGCCAGGTCCTGGTCATCACCACGGCGATCAAGAACGCGACGATCACCAAGCTGTGCCAGAGCGTCGACCTCGGTGGCATCAACCTGCTGATCAAGGCGGGCGGCAACGGCACTCCGGTGTCCGCGACCGACCTGACGCTCGACGGCACCGAGCAGTCGGGTGACGCGTCCTTCACCAACATCGAGATCGGCAACGACGCCAGCACGCTCAGCAAGGCGGGCGTCCAGGGTCCGGCCGGCGTCTTCAGCCAGCAGGCGGACAGCGTCCGCATCGCCAACCTGCGGTCGACCAACTACGCCACCACCGCAGCCGTGTTCAAGCTGCCCGGGCTGAAGCTCAGCTTCAGCTCGTCGGGTTGCTGATGTCCGGCGTCGAGCAAGAGGGGGTGGGGCCCGCCTTCAGAAACTGGCGGGCCCACCGTCCGTTCGTGGGCGGGCTGCTGCTCACCCTGGGCGGGGTGGAGATCCTCGTCACGATGAAGGTCTCCCTGAAAATCGTCGTGCACCTGGGTATGCAGGGCCTGGCAGGCTTTCTGCTGCCGGCGCTGATGGTGGTGGTCGGTCTGTTGATCCTCTTCAACCCCGCGCAACGCCTGTTCTACTCGATCGTCGGCATCATGCTGACGCTGGGCACCTGGGTCACCTCGAACCTCGGTGGCTTCTTCATCGGCCTCGCCCTGGGCGCCGTGGGCAGCTGCATGGCCTTCGGCTGGCTTCCCGACCAGGAACCCCGGGTCAGCCGCAGCCAGCGACGCGAGAACAAGAAGCAGGGCAAGGCCACCATGGAATCCACGGAGGCACCGGTGGCGGACGACGGTCAGGAAGACGGCGAGGGCAGCCTGCGCGGCTCGATGCGCTCCTCGACCGCCGCGTCCCCCTCACACCTGACGACATAGGCACCCCTGCCCGGCAGCTCCGCGACTGCCTCGACGAGTTCGGTCCCTCGGTACACGAGACCGACCCCGCCGTCGGTGCAGTGCGTGGTGGGCAGGGTGCCGTCGGCGACAAGCCGGTGGACCAGCGGGCGGCGGCCCGCGTCGCTGTCGTAGTGCACCCCGTTGCCGTACGGGAGGAAACCCAGCGCGTCGGTGAGCGGCCTCAGTTCGGGGCCGAAGGAATCGGTGGTGCCCCCTCTGAACCAGCAGAGGGAGCCCGCACTCACCCCGCTGAGCGCCACGCCTGACTCCCAGGCGCGCCGCATGATCCGGTCGAGGCCGTGCACCCGCCAGACCGCCAGCAGATTCGCCACCGAACCACCCATGACCCAGACGACGTCCTGGTCGAGCACAGTGCCCTCGACGTCGTCCAGGTTGGGCATGGGGAAGAGGTGCAGCGGCGTGAGGTCGAAGCCCGCGACCCGGGCGGCCTCACCCATCCTGGCCGTGACGTGCTCGGCGTCCCCGATCGCCGTTCCGACGTACAGGACGCGTGGTCTGCGGCCGTGGACCCCGGAGAGGTCCACGGCGTGATGGACGAGGGCGTCGAACGACACCGTGGTCCGGCCGCCGGTGCGGTGTCCGCCCGAGGTCGCGAGGATGGTCGGTTCGGAAGCGGCCATGCCGATGCTCTTACCGATCGGCGACGGGCTCCCGTCGGTCGGCGACCGCCTCGGCCACGACCGACTCGGCCACCACGGGCTCGGCCCGGTCGGCCACGGGTTCAGCGGGGAAACCGCCGCTCACCTGCGAAGATCCCTCCCCCGCCGGCCCACTCGCCGCCCCGTCCCCCTTCA is a window of Streptomyces sp. B21-083 DNA encoding:
- a CDS encoding DUF6114 domain-containing protein translates to MSGVEQEGVGPAFRNWRAHRPFVGGLLLTLGGVEILVTMKVSLKIVVHLGMQGLAGFLLPALMVVVGLLILFNPAQRLFYSIVGIMLTLGTWVTSNLGGFFIGLALGAVGSCMAFGWLPDQEPRVSRSQRRENKKQGKATMESTEAPVADDGQEDGEGSLRGSMRSSTAASPSHLTT
- a CDS encoding peptidase E, which produces MAASEPTILATSGGHRTGGRTTVSFDALVHHAVDLSGVHGRRPRVLYVGTAIGDAEHVTARMGEAARVAGFDLTPLHLFPMPNLDDVEGTVLDQDVVWVMGGSVANLLAVWRVHGLDRIMRRAWESGVALSGVSAGSLCWFRGGTTDSFGPELRPLTDALGFLPYGNGVHYDSDAGRRPLVHRLVADGTLPTTHCTDGGVGLVYRGTELVEAVAELPGRGAYVVRCEGDAAVEERIEPRRLPSPSS
- a CDS encoding DUF6230 family protein, with product MASSSDASSSAGSNPEQPGSGNASDGAGATGSTNVSEFFEGAGKGTERRGRVRGRRAAVMAVPATLVAASLAVLTAQGALGVQFAISGMPFTVTATEMNGTGFEQFGALDHMIKDSPNEGDTGGQVLVITTAIKNATITKLCQSVDLGGINLLIKAGGNGTPVSATDLTLDGTEQSGDASFTNIEIGNDASTLSKAGVQGPAGVFSQQADSVRIANLRSTNYATTAAVFKLPGLKLSFSSSGC
- the tatA gene encoding Sec-independent protein translocase subunit TatA — its product is MLRNGLEPWHLLVVAIVCIVLFGSKKLPDTARALGRSMRILKSEAQALKGDGAASGPAGEGSSQVSGGFPAEPVADRAEPVVAESVVAEAVADRREPVADR